One window from the genome of Streptomyces cadmiisoli encodes:
- a CDS encoding acyltransferase family protein — MSRTHHSGTGPTSSSYGIPQQRVTDATADTAPDMTAGATAGAGTGADATAGAGAESASASSGARPAAAARGRDRYLDLLRSIALVRVIAYHLFGWAWLTVLFPSMGVMFALAGSLMARSLKRPAPGVVRDRLRRLLPPMWAFGAVALGMLFAAGWRPDSVLGLIHYVVPIGAPPFPWTIGSESGLLDKTWAVQAVGPLWYLRAYLWFVVASPLLLWAFRRAPWPTLLAPLGLTAVVGTGLVTIPGETGNAVTDFAVYGGCWVLGFAHHEGLLRRIPRYVAVSCAAFLMAFGLWWASGHLGPDGWDLNDIPLAQATWSFGFVVILLQYSPSWPELPRRLAKWDRLVTLSNNRAVTIYLWHNLLIMATVPLLDPLYSLPFLQSDGAVSFLDSTYMFWMFCLVWPLLALTILATGWIEDFAARRRPRLWPDGGGKGRGRRGGKRGARRGR, encoded by the coding sequence GGGGGCCGATGCGACGGCCGGGGCGGGCGCGGAGTCGGCCTCGGCGTCCTCCGGGGCACGGCCGGCCGCCGCGGCCCGGGGCCGGGACCGCTACCTGGACCTCCTGCGCTCGATCGCCCTCGTCCGCGTCATCGCCTACCACCTGTTCGGCTGGGCGTGGCTGACGGTGCTGTTCCCCTCGATGGGGGTGATGTTCGCGCTGGCGGGTTCGCTGATGGCGCGATCCCTGAAGCGTCCGGCACCGGGCGTCGTCAGGGACAGACTGCGCAGACTGCTCCCGCCGATGTGGGCGTTCGGCGCTGTGGCGCTCGGCATGCTGTTCGCGGCCGGCTGGCGCCCGGACAGCGTCCTCGGACTGATCCACTACGTCGTCCCGATCGGCGCCCCGCCGTTCCCGTGGACCATCGGCTCCGAGTCCGGCCTGCTGGACAAGACCTGGGCCGTGCAGGCGGTGGGCCCGTTGTGGTACCTGCGCGCCTACCTGTGGTTCGTCGTCGCCTCCCCCCTGCTGCTGTGGGCGTTCCGCCGGGCCCCCTGGCCGACGCTCCTCGCCCCGCTCGGCCTGACGGCGGTCGTCGGCACCGGCCTGGTCACCATCCCCGGCGAAACCGGCAACGCCGTGACGGACTTCGCGGTCTACGGCGGCTGCTGGGTGCTGGGCTTCGCCCATCACGAGGGCCTGCTGCGACGGATCCCCCGCTACGTCGCCGTCTCCTGCGCCGCCTTCCTGATGGCGTTCGGCCTGTGGTGGGCCTCGGGCCATCTGGGCCCGGACGGCTGGGACCTGAACGACATCCCCCTGGCCCAGGCGACCTGGTCGTTCGGCTTCGTGGTGATCCTGCTCCAGTACTCGCCGTCGTGGCCCGAACTGCCGCGCCGACTGGCGAAGTGGGACCGGCTGGTGACGCTGTCCAACAACCGCGCGGTCACGATCTACCTCTGGCACAACCTGCTGATCATGGCCACGGTCCCGCTCCTCGACCCGCTCTACAGCCTCCCGTTCCTCCAGAGCGACGGCGCGGTGTCGTTCCTGGACTCGACGTACATGTTCTGGATGTTCTGCCTGGTCTGGCCCCTGCTCGCCCTGACGATCCTGGCAACCGGCTGGATCGAGGACTTCGCGGCCCGGCGGCGGCCCCGGCTGTGGCCGGACGGGGGAGGGAAAGGCCGCGGTCGGCGCGGGGGGAAGCGCGGGGCGCGGCGGGGGAGATGA